From Neospora caninum Liverpool complete genome, chromosome VIII, a single genomic window includes:
- a CDS encoding GM16080, related → MASVSSLLSLEGAESYLRQATPQGHSVLEHVAEVLSTLLAQRPPDPYDAFELVSEYVKKQRDIKHQAVEQPQTTDEEPRLADVQAKWLKLTRKSLKLAAPQEDGGDKGFAYAPDFMLENRLLGWAGYGFSEREAFRISCSLKRLAADTPGLLSIRFWGKILGIQNDYWIAEGQLEGEEAVREAGEGDDEEPDPRGLGANKYTYWVLREPEGSGEWEALPDLLPSHIRTARRLKKLFTGDLDHPVITFPWFSGKERHLLRATIAQINAETLICPAGLWRPKEEEPTQVEEDPEFEYPSARELLSLDAWTHAREYINEAGLTAFPEVDEEADEERYAKIQAQMERDPILETTRPIVDDPALPGGQLPWTCKLAGDCASYGPDGISYAVVVIKNLRWPGAVTVYQNKKLTSVYIGYGIQAGLNPFFPVAPEDVQDDPEDLEEQPEPQPQDDELSDGASQENDEENGEAEEDGEEN, encoded by the coding sequence ATGGCGAGTGTGAGCTCTCTTTTGTCATTGGAAGGAGCAGAAAGTTACCTTCGCCAAGCGACACCACAAGGCCATAGTGTGCTGGAACATGTTGCGGAAGTTTTGTCGACCCTTCTAGCCCAGCGGCCGCCAGACCCATACGATGCATTTGAACTTGTCTCCGAGTATGTAAAGAAACAGCGAGATATTAAACACCAAGCGGTAGAGCAACCACAAACCACTGATGAGGAACCGAGGCTCGCCGATGTACAGGCGAAGTGGCTGAAGCTAACAAGAAAAAGCCTGAAGCTAGCAGCTCCACAAGAAGATGGTGGCGACAAGGGCTTCGCGTATGCTCCAGATTTCATGCTAGAGAATCGCTTACTCGGCTGGGCGGGATACGGTTTTTCTGAAAGAGAGGCATTCCGAATCTCGTGTTCCCTGAAGCGTCTGGCTGCTGACACACCAGGGCTTCTAAGTATTCGTTTCTGGGGAAAGATTTTGGGGATTCAGAACGACTATTGGATTGCCGAAGGGCAACTGGAGGGGGAGGAGGCTGTacgagaagcaggcgaaggTGACGATGAGGAACCAGATCCCCGAGGACTTGGAGCCAACAAATATACGTACTGGGTTCTACGAGAGCCGGAGGGAAGCGGCGAATGGGAGGCGCTGCCTGATTTGCTCCCTTCTCATATCAGGACAGCTCGGCGGCTCAAAAAGCTGTTCACGGGTGATCTGGATCACCCGGTTATCACCTTCCCTTGGTTCTCGGGGAAGGAACGACATTTACTTCGAGCGACAATTGCTCAAATCAATGCAGAAACTCTTATCTGTCCAGCGGGGCTCTGGCggccgaaagaagaggagccaACACAAGTCGAGGAGGACCCGGAATTCGAGTACCCATCTGCACGAGAATTGCTATCCTTGGACGCGTGGACTCATGCACGTGAGTATATAAACGAGGCAGGACTAACGGCTTTTCCCGAAGTAGACGAGGAGGCTGATGAGGAACGCTATGCGAAAATCCAGGCCCAAATGGAACGAGATCCAATTCTTGAGACAACGCGACCAATTGTTGACGATCCTGCATTACCAGGGGGACAGTTGCCGTGGACGTGCAAGCTGGCAGGAGATTGCGCTAGCTACGGGCCAGATGGAATCTCCTATGCAGTTGTTGTGATAAAGAACCTTCGTTGGCCTGGTGCTGTAACCGTTTATCAGAACAAGAAGCTCACGAGCGTGTATATTGGTTACGGTATCCAGGCTGGCCTAAATCCGTTTTTCCCTGTTGCTCCGGAAGATGTGCAAGACGATCCCGAAGATCTTGAGGAGCAACCTGAGCCACAGCCGCAGGATGACGAGCTTTCCGATGGAGCGAGTCAAGAAAACGATGAAGAGAatggagaagccgaggaagatGGGGAAGAGAACTAA